One part of the Papaver somniferum cultivar HN1 unplaced genomic scaffold, ASM357369v1 unplaced-scaffold_123, whole genome shotgun sequence genome encodes these proteins:
- the LOC113331061 gene encoding uncharacterized protein LOC113331061: MGDASHASHVRSRTYADQVKGKQQLPTTSIDLSSLPLPTLKEGKPAIVLPESFYLEGCDIWKFSLIGRLDFKGITFQEVKVDLEHQWQLGQGAVQLIPMSRGFFTIKLQSQTAKDKLLNAEAWFLRHQKLTLIEWFPGFDAEKKISSHASVWVSFPGLPLEFWTEKTLLSLDKSLGTPIVVDRRTLAHEYGHFASVLVDINFAEATTDAIHITVGGLDFWQSVEIQKVPKYCSKCKLIGHTDHECRKQHKENTERQLVVSKQVSVDDSQPGVSNIPKPAGGEWQVARRKKKGKKKSHNVNVDVRDVVDNIAGEEADVEFAAKLVKAQQLEVVMAQAKDDFESVYVELARTKQAQASKSVLVKNGKVDVEESSADAKFRADQEARRVRMQSMHKVVNTTEGRNTSDSESLQDSNLRICAEKGSLPRINSGATSQIDINSSKTGF, translated from the exons ATGGGAGATGCTTCTCATGCGTCTCATGTTAGGTCTCGTACTTATGCTGATCAGGTGAAGGGGAAGCAACAGCTTCCAACAACATCTATTGATCTCAGTTCTTTACCATTGCCAACGTTAAAAGAAGGCAAACCAGCGATTGTTTTACCTGAATCTTTCTATTTGGAAggttgtgatatttggaaattcagtctTATTGGACGTTTAGATTTCAAAGGAATTACTTTCCAAGAGGTGAAGGTTGATTTGGAACATCAATGGCAGCTAGGTCAAGGTGCGGTTCAGCTAATTCCTATGAGTAGAGGTTTCTTCACCATCAAGTTACAATCCCAAACAGCAAAAGACAAGCTTTTGAATGCTGAAGCTTGGTTTTTGAGGCATCAAAAGCTAACCCTAATTGAATGGTTTCCTGGTTTTGATgctgaaaaaaaaatatcatctcATGCTTCCGTGTGGGTTTCTTTTCCAGGGCTTCCATTAGAATTCTGGACAGAAAAAACGCTATTGTCCTTGGATAAATCATTAGGAACTCCAATTGTGGTTGATAGACGTACTCTTGCTcatgaatatggtcactttgcatCAGTTTTGGTGGATATTAATTTTGCTGAAGCAACTACTGATGCTATTCATATTACGGTTGGGGGTTTAGATTTTTGGCAATCTGTTGAGATTCAAAAAGTTCCAaaatattgttccaagtgcaagttGATTGGGCATACTGATCATGAATGTAGAAAGCAGCACAAGGAAAATACTGAGCGACAACTTGTGGTAAGCAAACAAGTTAGCGTTGATGATTCTCAACCTGGCGTGAGCAATAttcctaaacctgctggtggggaatGGCAAGTGGCTAGGCGTAAGAAGAAGGGTAAAAAAAAATCTCACAACGTCAATGTAGATGTTCGTGATGTTGTTGATAATATTGCTGGTGAAGAAGCTGATGTGGAGTTTGCTGCTAAGCTGGTGAAGGCTCAGCAGTTGGAGGTTGTTATGGCACAAGCCAAAGATGATTTTGAATCTGTCTAtgttgaattggcgagaactaaacAAGCGCAGGCTTCAAAATCAGTTTTAGTTAAGAATGGAAAAGTGG ATGTGGAGGAGAGTTCAGCTGATGCAAAGTTTAGGGCTGATCAAGAAGCTAGGCGTGTTCGCATGCAATCCATGCATAAGGTAGTGAATACTACTGAGGGTAGGAATACTTCTGATTCCGAGTCCCTTCAGGACTCCAATTTGAGAATTTGTGCTGAAAAAGGAAGTTTACCAAGAATTAATTCTGGTGCAACT